One Mycobacterium sp. SMC-4 DNA window includes the following coding sequences:
- a CDS encoding dihydrodipicolinate reductase yields MTRVIQWATGVTGMMSLRHVIGRKDLELVGVRVYDPAKSGIDAGALCGLSGTGVLTSANRDEVINTDADVVLYMGKVETDTPGCFRDVCELLASGKNVVATGSRFIHPRSLDAGLADAIELACRTGGSSFLGLGLYPGFFGESLVPVLARLTERTSRISVREVLNYSTYASHDLIFNAMGFGYPPEDTTPLLTNPEYAASAWIGSATVLAQALGLQIHGVEGFREVATTPRALNVAAGEIPAGTVGAMRFGVVVDCGETTISVEHLTRMADDLAPDWPAEIGYEVGFEGAPNMRLHLVIGSHDQDHAEQGCLATAMHAINAIPAVISAEPGLYDLSTISAFTPHWTNRRQ; encoded by the coding sequence ATGACACGCGTTATCCAATGGGCCACCGGTGTCACCGGCATGATGTCGCTGCGCCACGTCATCGGCAGAAAAGATCTGGAACTCGTCGGGGTTCGCGTGTACGACCCCGCCAAGTCGGGTATCGACGCGGGTGCTCTGTGCGGACTCTCCGGCACCGGCGTGCTGACCAGTGCGAACCGCGACGAGGTGATCAACACCGACGCCGACGTGGTGCTCTACATGGGCAAGGTGGAAACCGATACACCGGGCTGTTTCCGCGACGTCTGTGAACTGCTGGCGTCGGGTAAAAACGTGGTGGCCACCGGCAGCAGGTTCATCCATCCGCGCTCCCTCGACGCCGGTTTGGCGGACGCCATCGAATTAGCCTGTCGCACTGGGGGATCCTCTTTTCTCGGGCTAGGTCTGTACCCCGGCTTCTTCGGCGAATCACTGGTACCGGTCCTCGCGCGTCTGACCGAACGAACCAGCCGCATCAGCGTGCGGGAGGTCCTGAACTACTCGACGTATGCCAGTCACGACCTGATCTTCAACGCCATGGGGTTCGGCTATCCGCCCGAAGACACCACGCCGCTGCTGACCAACCCGGAGTATGCGGCGAGTGCGTGGATCGGTAGCGCCACGGTTCTGGCGCAGGCGCTCGGACTGCAGATCCATGGTGTCGAGGGGTTCCGTGAGGTGGCGACGACACCACGCGCATTGAACGTGGCCGCCGGTGAGATCCCCGCGGGGACGGTCGGCGCGATGCGGTTCGGCGTCGTGGTGGACTGCGGTGAAACTACGATCTCGGTCGAACATCTGACCCGGATGGCCGACGATCTCGCGCCGGACTGGCCGGCGGAGATCGGCTACGAGGTGGGCTTCGAAGGCGCGCCGAACATGCGGCTACACCTGGTGATCGGTTCGCACGATCAAGACCATGCCGAGCAGGGCTGTCTTGCCACGGCCATGCACGCGATCAACGCGATTCCCGCGGTCATTTCCGCTGAGCCCGGACTGTACGACTTGTCGACCATCTCGGCATTCACCCCGCACTGGACCAATCGCCGACAGTAG
- a CDS encoding dihydrodipicolinate reductase, whose protein sequence is MIRTIIDHRPDIEIVGAKVYSDAKSGVDIGTLAGRRPIGVTATTDTAHILRLDADVVLYAPSFTDLHDVCALLASGKNVATVSFLFHPARIPSADRTKLAQACRAGNSTIHGSGLNPGNLSGVLPLALSGMSRTIDKFTLQERADWSLWESTEITFEGMWFGRPTQDITPTANDFLAFNTRLFTEQTWFIADTLNAAIDDVSVAVEAVPATRDSEIFDHVLREGTTAGQRWNFVGTRNGEPLIEFETLWTVGGEYPDHWPMPQDGWTLTFEGDPSMRTHFFCLASFARPASIEEHVRAGLVAVAMQVLNAIEAVCAAPPGFATMADLPLIRSYTGFGAERATLPRF, encoded by the coding sequence ATGATCCGGACCATCATCGACCACCGGCCGGACATCGAGATCGTCGGCGCCAAAGTCTATTCCGACGCCAAGAGCGGCGTCGACATCGGCACGCTCGCAGGACGTCGACCCATCGGCGTCACAGCGACCACCGACACCGCGCACATTCTGCGGTTGGACGCCGATGTGGTGCTCTACGCGCCGTCGTTCACCGACCTCCACGACGTGTGCGCGCTGCTGGCCAGTGGCAAGAATGTGGCGACGGTGTCGTTTCTCTTCCATCCGGCACGAATTCCCAGCGCTGACCGGACGAAGCTCGCCCAAGCCTGCCGCGCAGGGAACAGCACGATCCACGGCAGCGGACTCAACCCCGGAAACCTTTCCGGAGTACTGCCGCTGGCACTGTCGGGGATGAGCCGCACCATCGACAAGTTCACTCTGCAGGAGCGTGCCGACTGGTCGCTCTGGGAAAGCACCGAGATCACCTTCGAAGGAATGTGGTTCGGCCGACCGACACAGGACATCACCCCGACAGCGAACGACTTCCTTGCCTTCAACACCCGTCTTTTCACCGAACAAACGTGGTTCATCGCAGACACCCTCAATGCCGCCATCGATGACGTGTCGGTGGCTGTCGAGGCGGTGCCGGCCACCCGGGATTCCGAGATTTTCGATCATGTACTGCGCGAAGGCACCACCGCCGGTCAACGGTGGAATTTCGTCGGCACCCGGAACGGAGAGCCACTGATCGAATTCGAGACGCTGTGGACGGTCGGCGGCGAGTACCCCGACCACTGGCCCATGCCCCAGGACGGTTGGACGCTGACGTTCGAGGGCGATCCCTCGATGCGGACGCACTTCTTCTGCCTGGCCAGCTTTGCCCGGCCCGCCTCCATCGAGGAGCATGTGCGAGCCGGACTGGTCGCCGTGGCGATGCAGGTGCTCAACGCCATTGAAGCGGTCTGCGCTGCACCGCCCGGCTTCGCGACGATGGCGGACCTACCGCTGATCCGGAGCTACACCGGATTCGGCGCTGAGCGCGCAACGCTACCCCGCTTCTGA